The genomic interval ATACCGTCAATTGGGGCGTTCCGGTTTCAACGTCCCCGTTCTCAGCTTCGGCACCGGCACGTTCGGCGGCAAGGGAGAGCTGTTCAAGGCCTGGGGCGGCCTGGACGATAAGGAGGCCACGCGCCTCGTCGACATCTGCCTCGACCACGGCCTGACCATGTTCGACTCGGCCGACATCTATTCCGCCGGCGAATCCGAGAAAGTCCTGGGCGCCGCGATCAAGGGCCGCCGCGACAAGGTCCTGATCTCCACCAAGGCGACGTTCCGCGCCGGCGAGGGCGCCAACGATCTGGGCTCCTCGCGCTTCCACCTGACCCGCGCCGTCGAGGGTTCTCTGAAGCGGCTCGGCACCGATCATATCGATCTCTTCCAGTTGCACGGCTACGACGCCAAGACGCCGCCCGAGGAAGTGCTCTCGACGCTCGACACGCTGATCCGCGCCGGCAAGATCGGCTATATCGGCGTCTCCAATTTCTCCGGCTGGCATCTGATGAAGGCGCTGGCGACGGCCGACAAATACGGCCTGCCGCGCTATGTCGCGAACCAGACCTATTACTCGCTGATCGGCCGCGACTATGAGTGGGAGCTTCTGCCGCTCGGCCTCGACCAGGGCCTGGGCGCGGTGGTGTGGTCGCCGCTCGGCTGGGGCCGTCTCACCGGCAAGATCCGCCGCGGCCAGCCGCTGCCCGAGACCAGCCGCCTGCACAAGACCGCCGAGATGGGCCCGCCGGTGCCCGACGAGCATCTCTACAAGGTGGTCGACGCGCTGGACGTGGTGGCGAAGGAGGTCGGCAAGACCGTGCCGCAGGTCGCGCTCAACTGGCTGCTGCAGCGCCCGACCGTGTCGACCGTGGTGATCGGCGCACGCAACGAGCAGCAGCTCAAGGACAATCTCGGCGCCATCGGCTGGAACCTGACGCCCGAGCAGGTGAAGGTGCTGGATCACGCGAGCGCGGTGACGCCGCCCTATCCCTATTGGCACCAGAAGCAGTTCAAGGAGCGCAACCCCTTCCCGACGCGGGTGTGATGCTGCCGTCCCTCTTCGTCTCCCATGGCGCGCCGACGCTGCCCTTCGATGCGGTGCCGGCGCGCGAATTCCTTTTGGGCCTCGGCGCGTCGCTGCCGCGCCCCAAGGGCATCGTGATCGCGACGGCGCATTGGGAGACGGAGGCACCCGAGGTGAACCGCGCCGCGGTCAACGGCACGATCCACGACTTCTACGGTTTCCCCGAAGCGCTCTATCGCCTCGCCTATCCCGCGCCCGGCGACGCGGCACTCAGCGACCGGGTGGCCGCGCTGCTCGGTGCCGAAATCGAGGACGGCCGGGGCCTGGATCACGGCGCCTGGGTGCCGCTTCTGCTGATGTATCCCGCGCACGATATCCCCGTGGTGCAGATCGCGGTGCAGCCGCATCTGGGCGTGGCGCACCACATC from Rhizomicrobium sp. carries:
- a CDS encoding aldo/keto reductase, which encodes MEYRQLGRSGFNVPVLSFGTGTFGGKGELFKAWGGLDDKEATRLVDICLDHGLTMFDSADIYSAGESEKVLGAAIKGRRDKVLISTKATFRAGEGANDLGSSRFHLTRAVEGSLKRLGTDHIDLFQLHGYDAKTPPEEVLSTLDTLIRAGKIGYIGVSNFSGWHLMKALATADKYGLPRYVANQTYYSLIGRDYEWELLPLGLDQGLGAVVWSPLGWGRLTGKIRRGQPLPETSRLHKTAEMGPPVPDEHLYKVVDALDVVAKEVGKTVPQVALNWLLQRPTVSTVVIGARNEQQLKDNLGAIGWNLTPEQVKVLDHASAVTPPYPYWHQKQFKERNPFPTRV
- a CDS encoding class III extradiol ring-cleavage dioxygenase encodes the protein MLPSLFVSHGAPTLPFDAVPAREFLLGLGASLPRPKGIVIATAHWETEAPEVNRAAVNGTIHDFYGFPEALYRLAYPAPGDAALSDRVAALLGAEIEDGRGLDHGAWVPLLLMYPAHDIPVVQIAVQPHLGVAHHIALGRALAPLRDEGVLVIGSGSFVHNLRLLDRRGVDAPEPEWSKLFAAWMDDALRARDDAALIDYRGRAPYAVQAHPEEEHLLPLFVAYGAGGKAECIHASATFGPLRMDAYSFA